Proteins from a genomic interval of Centroberyx gerrardi isolate f3 chromosome 23, fCenGer3.hap1.cur.20231027, whole genome shotgun sequence:
- the LOC144543520 gene encoding uncharacterized protein LOC144543520 isoform X2, producing MMNKKKQIRKKDIKEKLVDQWLKEDFEWPRANSNTGRHYAGDHSNPSYTYGDSTIRPASYQLTPAPLNTSRGQFSQSARIPRIPNPGYRESASPSQPQFPLRNFSANQPVR from the exons GAAAAAAGACATTAAAGAGAAGCTGGTGGACCAGTGGCTGAAGGAGGACTTTGAATGGCCCAGAGCAAACAGCAACACTGGCAGACATTATGCTg GGGATCACAGCAACCCCTCATACACATACGGAGATTCAACCATACGACCAGCGTCCTACCAGCTGACTCCTGCACCTTTGAATACTAGCCGCGggcagttcagccaatcagcgagaATCCCCAGAATCCCTAATCCTGGCTACCGCGAGTCTGCCTCCCCATCTCAACCCCAGTTCCCTCTAAGAAACTTCTCAGCAAACCAGCCGGTCA GATGA
- the LOC144543520 gene encoding uncharacterized protein LOC144543520 isoform X1, whose translation MMNKKKQIRKKDIKEKLVDQWLKEDFEWPRANSNTGRHYAGDHSNPSYTYGDSTIRPASYQLTPAPLNTSRGQFSQSARIPRIPNPGYRESASPSQPQFPLRNFSANQPMRMSGSHSRTSWDI comes from the exons GAAAAAAGACATTAAAGAGAAGCTGGTGGACCAGTGGCTGAAGGAGGACTTTGAATGGCCCAGAGCAAACAGCAACACTGGCAGACATTATGCTg GGGATCACAGCAACCCCTCATACACATACGGAGATTCAACCATACGACCAGCGTCCTACCAGCTGACTCCTGCACCTTTGAATACTAGCCGCGggcagttcagccaatcagcgagaATCCCCAGAATCCCTAATCCTGGCTACCGCGAGTCTGCCTCCCCATCTCAACCCCAGTTCCCTCTAAGAAACTTCTCAGCAAACCAGCCG ATGAGGATGAGCGGGTCTCATAGTAGGACATCCTGGGATATCTAA